The nucleotide sequence CAGAATATAACAAGTCATtaatctttaataattcaattctaaggttttttttattttaattttaattgataagAAGTTTGAGCTGCTAAGCCGTATGGTTaagccaggggcccatcaagcctattaaaaagtgaagcaatttttcacttttccttataaaaatgttgcagatattgcaccgcgacttaaccctttaaggacgagaaggtttaaAATCGAGGGTGAGAAAAAATCggtttttctgacttcttagagcaaaacatagctttagaaggccgtaggaaaaattttatttttgggtcaccggtgacccaatcgtccttaaagggttaaaacaaattttctcgtagttcttatattatttcggcgaatattatgaaatatgtatttttagatagtttgtgatgcacgatttcgaaatatatcagacttaaAAGTCAATTCTTTTTAGGAACATATTTGCCAATAAtgttcagtgcctctatgcaaaaacgtatggaaaaatgaaagacgagaggcccctgattaagccttagatctgaagcccataaaagttgaaaaattgtgtcaaaaagtgaagtttttgtttattaAGCAGATGATTAAATTAGACAATTCAGACAAAATtctggaaatttcaaaataaatcagaAATTCATTTCATATTTCCTCAAGATCAAGTGTTAAAGGTGGATAATTAATGGTCTTGTGGCAGGTTCCTGGAGGTGCTTTGGAAAACCCTAAAATTACTATAAGAGTTTCTTTGGTAGAATGCCCAACTACCGTATATGCGAATGGCATTGCAGTttcctgcttttcgtaagcttttctttaattttagcacttgaGGATGGTGAAGAGACTATCTTATGGTTTGAATACCATCTCTCAGCGttagaattaaaaagaaaacttactAAAGAGGGATggaaagtcacccgcatctacggtagtgAAATGCAAACGTTTTCTTTTAAGTTTCTACATAAAAACTgcgtatttattttaatattgaaaggCACCGGTAGTTTGTATATAACATCTCTAttaaacgggtcccggtcaaaatcccgaacgccaaaatcccgaaagccaaaatcccgaattcttaacagtatcatagctactcccacgattgtacccgctcttgctggaggcaaagggaaatcttctgtgccttgggaaattattctaaacattttcctccatataatttcatccctttcaggattttaaaaattcgggattttggttttcgggattttggctgccaccacTATTAAACTCTTGAAATAGTCTCCAAAATTGCTGCAAAAAATCCAAGAAATGTATGTTATGGTCAAGtgcataaatttattaataataacaataacctTCAGCATTGCCACCTTTTTGTTATGATTTCCTCACCTATATTTTGACACCGTAAACATTGTTGAAGCATCTTTAAAGTATATAATACCTCTCAAGTGAAGTAAAACCGGCTTTTTATAtgtatttgaagaaaaaagtgtaaatattatgtttctcaataaaaaaaaaacaaatgaagaTCAAGTCTTTCCATACTTAAGCAGAGTTGTTTAATACTTAAGACGTGTATTCATCAGTTGGGATTATTATAGTGTGTGTTTGTGTGAACTTGCGTGCGTTTCTTAATTCAaaagtattaaataaaataattttgcacGGAATCAAATCAGTTGCTTTTCGGCGTCCATAACAAATCCAACGGATTACCAAGCATTTCGAAAATTACTAATGGATAAGTAATAAGTGATTTTTAGAAGGTTTGAATAGTGATTAAGGTGAATAGGTTTAAGGTACATGTtgataaaatttctataaattcgtgataatattttttcttaatgtttttTGGTCATATGCAAATAATCATTCATGTAACATTTGGCACGTGCTTGACATTGGCTTTTCCAAAATCTTAAGAATAGTTAATTGATTTCGACATTCTTCCCCTTGTTCCTCTGAATCGATGAAGATGGGACTATTTTATGTGGATAGTGATGACTAAAGATTATATAAAGAATTGTGTGGAAATTTCCAGCCCCAGGAACTGTGAACGGAAATTTagtatacttaaaaaaaaatcttcgcgTCTTCAAAGTCAAAAcggaagataaaaaaaaaacaatttgctcttttaattaattaatttattgttgaaatattattttatccaGGAATCCAcaacaaaacaaaataataaaataccaTCTAAAAATAAACCATCGGAATTCTTTATGGTTTAAAAtcaagaagaacaagaagatgGTACGATTAAAATATTCCCATACGGTTTGGAACAAAATTATTTAGGTTCATTGACTGAAGTCTTTACTCTTTAGTTCAATAAAACTGGAATAAAATTaggagaaaaaatataattattttcgcAACGCTAATAAACATaccatgacaaatttgaaatgtaaaagTACTAAAACAACTTTAAGAAAATAGAGATCATTGGAATTTATATTTGCACAGACTTAATGTTCGTAcgtagttttaaaaatatatttgaacagttggaaaaataaaaaaaaatagagacttgactttcaaaaaataacaaaaacaggaaaaattcagTTTGTCCGCAAAGTCTTAAGCAATATTCATAAGTCAAAAAGATGACTAAATTCTTTACGGGTTATccaaacaaaaaataaacaaatattagAATGGAAATTTCTCTtcgcattgttttttttttcgagtcTGCGCCAAATTGATAAAGAACCGAGAAGTTATTAGCTTATCGGTTTGTCATTGATTCCCAATTGCAGTTTACTTATCAACATGGATTTGCTAAAATTACTCCTCTACGTCACGTTAACCCTGAGCTTACTGACCCAAACAAATGGACAAAGATTGTGTAGAACTCCAAGTGGAAATAGAGGAGAATGTATATCAATCTACGACTGCCCGAACCTTCTTCGTCTATTACGAAGTCCAAGCCTGACCCAAGATATAATAACAGACCTTAGGAGACTTCAATGCAGCAGGAGATCCAATGAAAGTACCTTTGTTTGTTGTGAACGAAGTCAGGAGCAAAACGTACGACCGAACCAAATCGTAACGTCAAGCAACAATCGAGGAAACGTAATCGATACTTGCGGTATTGAAGGTACTACACGTAGGATACTAGGAGGAGACGAAGCCAAGTTGAGCGAATTTCCTTGGATGGCTCTTCTGGAATATGAGCGCAGTACGATCAACATTTAAGATTCCTTTATTGCGAACTAGTTCAAATTCTAATATCTTTACAGGGAACGGAACTTGGACCCAGGAATGCGGAGGTTTTTTGATCAATACTAGATATGTCGTTACAGCGGCTCACTGCGTTGCAGGCAGATCAGTAGACAATGTAGGACGACTAGTGAATATCCGGATAGGTGAGTACGATACCGAAACCAATCCGGATTGCGTTAATGACGGAATCGAAGAGACTTGCAACGATCCGGTACTGAACATGGGAGTTGAAGAAATTATTACACATGAGGATTACATCCCTGATACCCCGTCTAACAATCAAAACGACATCGCACTCATACGTATGTCGGGTAATGTAAGGTATACAGAATTCGTCGTTCCTATCTGCTTGCCTACGCCTGACTTTCGCGGAACACCGGTTGGAAGTGAGGTCACAATAGCTGGCTGGGGCCAAACCCTAGATCAAACACGAAGCTCTGTTAAAATGAAGGTCAATATCCCTGTGGTCAGTTTCGAACGATGTCAGAGGGAATATTCAGGGAGAACAAATCTCGATCCAGACTTACAAATCTGCGCTGGTGGCAACTACATTCAAGATTCCTGCTTTAGGGACTCAGGAGGACCTCTAATATCTCGCCAAAATGGAGCCTGGATTGCCGAAGGTATTGTTTCCTTCGGAATAGGCTGTGGATTGGAAATCTCTTCAGTCTACACAAGAGTATCTGCTTATGTGCCATGGATTCTTAGCAATATGAGGCCTTAAGTCTCAAAAAATTATGTCATGATATTTTCATAGGAGTTTGCATTTATTAATAGAATGTGACTCTTGCGAATGTAAATGTGAGATATTGATAGTCAAATTCCTTTCATAAACCCCAGATTGTAGCATGATTTACGATTGAATAAATACTCTGATTTTAGATACAGAGATAAGATTTCCAGAAGTTTTTCTTCACTCTCAACACTTCCTATGGTAGTTTGTGCAGTTTCAATCGAGCTCTCCTCATGTTCGGGTTAAATTCAGGAAAAAGTCTTTAATTCTGTGGTTAGAGatgaatctttttatttgcttcctAATTGTTGTAAGTGCAGAAGTTGGTAATGTAAATGGTCGTTCAATTGGGAATGAGAAACTTTTCGATCAAAATGAAGTGCAAGACAATTTCGTGCATGAATATGAGAAAAGTGATCAGGTGAAGGGTATTAATGACTTAGATTGGATACCTGAACAAATTGGTGTAAGAGATGCTACTGGAGAACTTCAAGTTGATACCTGGTGGAGACCACCGTTGCCTCCTTTAACGGATGATTGGGTGACTCCATGGGATCCACCAATTAGTAGTACTCCTTGGACTCCTCCAACCCCACCTACAAGTAGCACTTGGGCAACACCTTGGGATCCCCCACTAACAGATGATTGGATAACTACTACACcaccaacaacaacaacaactgAAGCTTCTCTTCCTCCTGGTTGGGATCCACCCCAAGCGCCTACGATAAGACCACCAGTTAATGAGTCAGGTCCACCAGGACCTCCAGGATGGGAACCTCCGTTGAATCCCACAGTATCCCCTCCGATCGCTGAAACAACACCGCCCTGGTGGCAACCACCTTCCAATCCTACAATTACAGCACCGACGGAATCACTTCCACCAGATTGGATGCCTCCTAGTAATCCCACGTTTACTACTCCAACAACAACTACTACCACAACAACGACAACACCAACAACAACGACTACTACTACTACTACCACACCTCCTACTACAACTACAACAGCAGATCCAAATGAAACGGATACAATCCCAGACGATTGGGAACCTCCAGGAGTTCCAACTGTTACTACTCCAGCACTTCCGTGAAACAACTTTTCCAAAGGGTAGATAATATAACTGAAAGTGATGTAAAGATACTGAAATTTTCTTGCGTTATTAAAGAAGTTCTGAAGAAATTTCAGTAGGAAGTGTCGGAGTAGAGTGCATAAATGTGATTAAAGGGATGAAATGTGAGGTAACTTTTGTGTTTTAATGGAAGATCATGAAACCTGGTAAATAGGGAAATATCACAAAAGAGGGGAAAATGCATCACGTAAGAATTGTGACACctgtcaaaaatatttaaaattccatCAAAAATTCTGTCAACGCTCAAGTGGCAAATATGTGAAGCTCTATTTAGTATTTCAGggtaatttttgaatatagTTTGGAATGATTTCGGATTTTCGAATGTTTGACTGAAGGAATGTCTGCCCTGCCCTCCCTTAAATTATCGTTTGTTATGCTTACTCTGTGTTATTGGTTTCTTAATAAAAGGAATTGGGGCTGAATGTAAAATGTTTTAACataatttaaggaaaaatattgttttattttcaaaaaaaatctttttttgtcAGTACAatgtaaaattgatcagtaaaaaattcaaatagacaggaaagaattcaaaattgttagtaaaattcaattttattcggaaaaaataagtcagataaaaattaaaaactgatCATAagtctttttaattaaattcctttaaattaaattaaattaaattaaattaaatcgaGGGTGATTCGTAACTCCTTAAATCtaacttttccaaaatatttcatcatttatcgcacttaggggaatgttggcatggttcccACAGAGtgaacctacactgagaaaaaaatggggatgcgattaactttttttcctcataagtttaacattttttaggtgtaaaaatatatcaacattttttaatgttaattttgcacatttctaagggtaaaattaacatgaaagagggtaactttaacccctaatacacctaaaaagcataatatttacaccgatttcggattaatactgcagggtaaaactaacatttccggaatactattttaactttttaagatttctctcagtgtatgtttgCTAAAAGCTAGTTCgttatttcttagccataagatagataattattaagttcatgaaacgagatgagaaatggtaagtgaACTCTTTgccaacaaagagaaaattcgcattatttgaaggttcactctgtgcgaaccatacctacattcccctacactATTAACGAGTTCCGTATAAATCCATTTGCCAAGGGCGTAACTTAGATTTTAGTAAATCGGGGCCATATttgtaattatattataataatgcTTCCGGTGATCGTCAGAAAAATAtgcctctttcaaattaaatgaataaggttttttctccaaagctttcgaatCTTGGtgtggatcttcttcagtgagTCAATTTGgaacagaggcgtgcaagaaccgttgaaaccgaataaacgtcaaatgaaacatgcacgtcaatggtcaaagcgctacccagaacaaacttattttgatgtttattcagtttcaacggttcttgcacacctctaaTTTAGAAACCTCTAAATATTTGAATtcgatttgaatttgaaattgaaaaatttaaagtcgaaagctttggagaaaaaaaaactaattttaatttgaaagaggaatattTTTCTGACGACCACCGAATTGAGGAGAGCATAAAGTTTTCGTCAGACTCCAGAAAGAGAAGTATATTATATAACTTGAAATTTAGGAATATAGTTTTGGAGGaccatttccaaaaaaaaaaactttttttttgaacgcaaaaagcaaaaaataaaaaaaaatattgtttaaaaaccaattttaatctAATCTCTGAATTTAAGctgattgaaaaaaataataaaacgctTTATAATGGCCTTAATCTTTAGAGATAACCATTTaggaactgtttttttttatgaaattgtcTTCTTTAATCCACTTCTGaaacgattttgatgattttaacaaatttaaacgAAGGTAAAAAAAACGTTCTTATGGATCTGTGtagttttttttgggaaattttatttttagtttaaaaacaatttcttaaaagagTTCTTAGGTGCTTAAAAggctttactaaaaaaaaaaacagtattttaatTCGATTTTGACGATGTTAGAAAGTTCGGATTGCTGTTACATTTTTTAAGCTTTTGAATATTAGGTTCCTTGGTGTAAGGAAAAGGGCTCAAAAATAGCTTGAActatcttttcaaaattaatattttctacaagtttcttttataaattatcaaaacctttttataaaaagttttcttcaaaaatttaccaaaaaaattcaGTATTTTAGCGGTTTTGATTATTTTTAGGTCCATGGAAAAGTTGAGAAGTTTTTAATGATGAATTTTGGGAAGCGTTTCTTTAAAAAGTGCACCGTATATCTACTTTTAGGGCAGAATTACATCGACAGTAAAatgttcaccgtatttcgttaattaacTATGTATTACGTTAATTAACGTTAAGTAAATAAaccgaaaatgcgataaacgatgagcaagAAAAAGCACTGTATGcttaatttctcgtacagttttttttgctcaccatttatcgaatttttattttatttcctcaattttcttataatattttcacctaattccaccgaatatgagataaggtaatacggtaattgagaatttgcgtaagaattgcaacgaaaatgcgtaaattaacgaaatacggtgaggctacggcgagcattttattgtctcaatgtgattctgtccttaaTGCAACTCGATTTtggattgaattgaattgaattgaattgatttttcaGTAAGCTCATAAGAATCAGCAAATGACATTTCCATGCAACAAAGGTACATTTATTGGGTGAAAATAACCTTAAGATAGGTTAAATCTTAAGCGGAAGTAGCCCAagcagcatttttttcttaaaatagtcttatagaattccctaagtaaggcactatagaaccaaaaatctatttatttacttataacgctcttgcttccatcactgagattactataagtaaagtggcgcactcttaaggatcttaagagctgctataggaatttcaacagaaaattttcactttaagacttttaaaagtgcactaaaagacttatcaaatacttggttctataaggcagctattttgcttcttgggagagcacctttgaaatagggatttttcacctatttttaatttatattgtgccctatcgtgatataattttgctgcacaaacagattgagaaactaaattacattatgatatggatcagttccatttaaacgcaggagaaaaa is from Phlebotomus papatasi isolate M1 chromosome 1, Ppap_2.1, whole genome shotgun sequence and encodes:
- the LOC129799042 gene encoding uncharacterized protein LOC129799042 — translated: MDLLKLLLYVTLTLSLLTQTNGQRLCRTPSGNRGECISIYDCPNLLRLLRSPSLTQDIITDLRRLQCSRRSNESTFVCCERSQEQNVRPNQIVTSSNNRGNVIDTCGIEGTTRRILGGDEAKLSEFPWMALLEYERRNGTWTQECGGFLINTRYVVTAAHCVAGRSVDNVGRLVNIRIGEYDTETNPDCVNDGIEETCNDPVLNMGVEEIITHEDYIPDTPSNNQNDIALIRMSGNVRYTEFVVPICLPTPDFRGTPVGSEVTIAGWGQTLDQTRSSVKMKVNIPVVSFERCQREYSGRTNLDPDLQICAGGNYIQDSCFRDSGGPLISRQNGAWIAEGIVSFGIGCGLEISSVYTRVSAYVPWILSNMRPYAEVGNVNGRSIGNEKLFDQNEVQDNFVHEYEKSDQVKGINDLDWIPEQIGVRDATGELQVDTWWRPPLPPLTDDWVTPWDPPISSTPWTPPTPPTSSTWATPWDPPLTDDWITTTPPTTTTTEASLPPGWDPPQAPTIRPPVNESGPPGPPGWEPPLNPTVSPPIAETTPPWWQPPSNPTITAPTESLPPDWMPPSNPTFTTPTTTTTTTTTTPTTTTTTTTTTPPTTTTTADPNETDTIPDDWEPPGVPTVTTPALPSSEEISVGSVGVECINVIKGMKFSVMWDYFRVRVKISYCFILIFLNVSLIKSETNFSSCDIPNEFEEGECRLTSDCPVYRQLLEQRPLRGDKINFLKRLQCTEENSICCTKEGNYNKPSIESDPATKKERSHTVNVAFENRFGGDELPALRECGNSLGNKIIGGQIANIDDFPWTVLLIYESSSGAKPQFGCGGALISRNYVLTAAHCVTGPITDTKGSLIKVRLGEYNTDTSEDCIQEIDGLDCADPAVDIDVMKVIPHPEYNSATRHKYHDIALIKLARPANYTDFIQPICLPMNGLDHGIMNGQRLCVAGWGRTDMFRETRGFQPSPIKLIVRLPIIDISTCSRAYRPSRLILGQGQVCAGGKKSEDTCPGDSGSPLMYFHSKLGKWVASGVVSLGLNECGTDGIPGVYTRVDTYLPWILSTIEAD
- the LOC129798612 gene encoding mucin-2-like, giving the protein MNLFICFLIVVSAEVGNVNGRSIGNEKLFDQNEVQDNFVHEYEKSDQVKGINDLDWIPEQIGVRDATGELQVDTWWRPPLPPLTDDWVTPWDPPISSTPWTPPTPPTSSTWATPWDPPLTDDWITTTPPTTTTTEASLPPGWDPPQAPTIRPPVNESGPPGPPGWEPPLNPTVSPPIAETTPPWWQPPSNPTITAPTESLPPDWMPPSNPTFTTPTTTTTTTTTTPTTTTTTTTTTPPTTTTTADPNETDTIPDDWEPPGVPTVTTPALP